A single genomic interval of Lathyrus oleraceus cultivar Zhongwan6 chromosome 7, CAAS_Psat_ZW6_1.0, whole genome shotgun sequence harbors:
- the LOC127102256 gene encoding uncharacterized protein LOC127102256, with product MAGEQHSDHSRPLVNYNMDDGPPSHEADVRDGHPSTPSPEPQNNGDVPHAHNLGAETFHPIPVPVEGDAVMIAMVNALNQAGSMLHQQHERIMALEAERQEARPQPVSRIQQRPEPTKKRGRRSPEPHASRARAHRDGGRARTSPRRGHSPDNNELSPLRSDEEDLHCPLSRAIMEAPLPKGMEKPPNLAVYDGTTDPDDHVDNVNAMLDYRNDITGHLKCRLFSTTLRKGAMAWYKSLAPESITSWRVMRSMFTRHFTASRRHPKTEATLEAIVQKKNETLRSYIERFNQEAVEVDTTEHMKKYLLERGLLPGSELSRAVGIEPPRTLNELLHKAQAYIRYEEKQVAHNARSGRNAGETEHSKREDTSISRRNGDRRREERPRELREGRGPAGRYSEYTLLTAPRERILAECINSEFKQGRVRFPKPSAPKPHTDKSKYCRFHRSHGHVTEDCVHLKDAIEILIQEGHLKQYTRKNEAPRHDEPEKKRPRENTPPDNSPYQVALCVSRPEDFFPPEPLPEGKITALSPWEDFPTTLVISGGGTNGESAALSVKRKFDELLLTAPEQKATLTKYRGKSNPISFFLEELPGGSPNSAIPLLIRAKMARFDVRRILVDEGSSVDIMYVHLFKTLKLDKTNLAPYVGSDLQGFNGATTRPWGYVELLVTFGEQETAREVKIQFLVVDCPSLYNCIFGRPTLAELTAVPSTVHLKMKYYTKLGRVVTIHGDIEAARRCYDAAVKGQAVVSTKSNCNNKKLKTEDPARGVNAIDLDCRIGLDETGEGRFPKERSLEHPVRPIPDGEFELIPLGDDPERTVKIGKGLPEETREELVACLKENSDLFAWNAAEMPGLDPEIACHKLAVDRAAKPIAQRRRKQSPEKAVAAERAVKDLLQANFISEAQYTTWLSNVVLVKKNNGKWRMCVDYTDLNRACPKDAFPLPNIDSLVDNSAGFKLLSFMDAYSGYNQIPMSPADKKHTAFMTPTGNYYYNVMPFGLKNAGATYQRMMNKVFKDEIGDMLEVYMDDMIVKSHEEVTHARHLTKVFEQARQCKMRFNPEKCTFGVRAGKFLGFYLTERGIEANPDKCRAFSEFPTPKTKKSIQSLNGVLASLSRFIAKSAQHALPFFRLLRKEATFDWTDECEQALLHLKKVLSQPPVLSRPSEKETLYLYLSVATEAVSAVLIRETDEGQKPIYFTSKALQGPELRYQQIEKVALALINTARRLRYYFLAHTIKVRTDQPIKQLLGRPDMAGRMLKWSLELSEFDIQYESRKALKAQALADFVAEMTHCPTPAESAHKWTIFVDGASSTSGSGAGIILENEEGILIEVSLALAFPTSNNQAEYEAFLAGLRLADDLGAKEALVTDNGTQFTDGGFQDFIASLGTTQHFTSVEHPQTNGQAEAANRVILRGLKRRLGEAKRAWVEELHSVLWAYRTTPHSTTGETPFRLTYGTEAVIPVEIRTPTRRTEEPLDEEMNDETLRAELDLVEEIRSEAALRETTLKQKIALRHDAKVIKREFQVGTLVLRRNQKNPREGKLAANWEGPYRVRDKTSNGAYYLENLQGEQLARPWNAEKLRQYYS from the exons ATGGCCGGAGAACAACATAGCGATCACAGCCGTCCCCTCGTCAACTACAACATGGACGACGGCCCGCCATCCCATGAGGCGGACGTTCGGGACGGTCATCCATCCACCCCGTCTCCAGAGCCCCAAAACAACGGAGATGTCCCTCACGCCCACAATTTAGGGGCAGAGACATTTCATCCCATTCCCGTTCCCGTTGAAGGAGACGCCGTAATGATTGCCATGGTGAATGCCCTCAATCAGGCCGGTTCTATGCTCCACCAGCAGCACGAACGAATCATGGCCCTCGAAGCCGAACGACAAGAGGCCCGGCCCCAGCCGGTGAGTAGGATACAACAACGTCCGGAGCCAACGAAGAAGCGAGGACGTCGCTCTCCCGAACCCCACGCCAGCAGGGCACGCGCCCATCGTGACGGTGGTCGAGCGAGAACATCACCAAGGCGCGGGCACAGCCCCGACAACAACGAACTGTCTCCCTTAAGGAGCGACGAGGAAGATTTGCATTGCCCCCTATCTCGGGCAATAATGGAAGCCCCGCTCCCCAAAGGCATGGAGAAACCGCCAAACCTAGCTGTGTACGACGGGACTACAGATCCCGACGATCACGTCGACAACGTCAACGCGATGCTCGACTACCGCAATGATATAACCGGGCACCTCAAATGCCGACTGTTCTCAACGACCCTCAGGAAAGGGGCCATGGCCTGGTACAAAAGCTTGGCCCCTGAGTCCATTACGTCATGGAGAGTCATGAGGTCCATGTTCACCCGGCACTTTACAGCTTCCCGTCGTCACCCCAAGACTGAGGCGACCCTTGAAGCCATAGtgcagaagaagaatgaaacGCTGCGCTCATACATCGAGCGATTCAACCAGGAAGCTGTCGAGGTAGATACCACCGAGCACATGAAGAAGTATCTCCTCGAGAGAGGTCTCTTACCCGGCAGTGAACTTAGCAGAGCCGTAGGGATCGAGCCTCCCCGCACCTTAAACGAGCTCCTGCATAAAGCCCAGGCCTACATCAGATACGAGGAAAAGCAGGTGGCACACAATGCCCGCAGCGGACGTAACGCTGGGGAGACCGAGCACTCAAAACGCGAGGACACGAGCATTTCCCGTCGCAACGGAGACAGACGAAGAGAAGAAAGACCTCGCGAGCTCCGGGAAGGAAGAGGCCCCGCGGGCAGATATAGCGAGTACACCTTACTGACAGCTCCTCGAGAGCGTATCCTCGCAGAATGTATCAACTCTGAATTTAAGCAGGGCAGGGTCAGGTTCCCAAAACCGTCTGCACCAAAGCCCCACACCGACAAATCAAAGTACTGCCGGTTCCACAGAAGTCACGGACACGTGACCGAAGACTGCGTCCACCTGAAAGATGCGATTGAAATTTTAATCCAAGAAGGGCACCTGAAGCAGTACACGAGGAAGAACGAAGCTCCCAGACACGACGAGCCAGAGAAGAAGAGACCCCGGGAAAACACACCCCCCGACAACTCTCCCTATCAAGTGGCCCTCTGCGTGTCACGACCGGAAGATTTCTTCCCCCCCGAACCATTGCCCGAGGGCAAGATCACTGCACTCAGCCCCTGGGAAGACTTCCCTACCACACTGGTGATATCAGGAGGAGGAACTAACGGGGAATCCGCGGCCCTCTCCGTCAAACGCAAGTTCGACGAACTCCTACTGACTGCCCCCGAGCAGAAAGCGACATTGACAAAATACCGGGGAAAATCCAACCCAATATCCTTCTTCCTGGAGGAACTCCCGGGCGGATCCCCGAACTCGGCCATCCCACTATTGATTAGAGCAAAGATGGCCAGATTCGACGTACGACGCATCCTGGTCGACGAAGGCAGCTCAGTGGATATCATGTACGTCCACCTCTTCAAGACTCTGAAGCTAGACAAGACCAACTTAGCCCCCTACGTCGGATCAGATCTCCAAGGATTCAACGGAGCAACAACCAGACCGTGGGGATATGTTGAGCTCCTCGTCACTTTCGGCGAACAAGAAACGGCCAGGGAAGTCAAAATCCAATTCCTGGTCGTAGACTGTCCGTCTCTCTACAATTGCATCTTTGGACGCCCGACGCTGGCCGAGCTCACTGCGGTCCCATCCACCGTCCACCTGAAGATGAAATACTACACCAAATTGGGACGTGTGGTCACCATCCATGGTGACATCGAAGCAGCCCGGCGATGCTACGACGCCGCAGTAAAAGGACAGGCCGTAGTCAGCACGAAGAGCAACTGCAACAACAAAAAACTCAAGACCGAGGATCCTGCCCGAGGAGTCAACGCCATCGACCTCGACTGTCGCATCGGGCTGGACGAGACCGGAGAGGGGAGGTTCCCCAAGGAACGCTCTCTCGAACACCCGGTCCGACCAATCCCCGACGGGGAGTTCGAACTCATTCCTCTTGGGGACGATCCGGAAAGGACGGTGAAGATAGGTAAGGGACTACCCGAGGAAACAAGAGAAGAGCTAGTAGCATGCCTCAAAGAGAACTCCGACCTCTTCGCGTGGAATGCCGCAGAAATGCCCGGGCTGGACCCCGAGATCGCGTGTCATAAGCTAGCTGTAGACCGGGCAGCCAAGCCCATAGCACAGCGTAGACGCAAGCAATCGCCCGAAAAGGCAGTGGCTGCCGAGCGAGCTGTAAAAGACCTCTTACAGGCAAATTTTATTTCTGAAGCCCAGTACACAACCTGGCTCTCTAATGTAGTCCTCgttaagaaaaataatggaaaatggcgtatgtgtgttgattatactgATCTTAATAGGGCTTGCCCGAAAGATGCTTTCCCCCTCCCTAATATAGACTCGCTCGTTGACAACTCTGCAGGTTTTAAACTCTTGTCCTTCATGGACGCATATAGTGGATACAACCAGATCCCTATGTCGCCCGCAGACAAGAAACACACAGCGTTCATGACCCCAACGGGCAATTACTACTACAACGTGATGCCGTTCGGGCTCAAGAACGCTGGCGCTACATACCAACGCATGATGAACAAAGTCTTCAAGGACGAAATAGGGGACATGCTCGAAGTGTACATGGACGACATGATCGTCAAATCACACGAGGAGGTAACCCATGCTCGACACCTTACGAAGGTATTCGAGCAGGCGAGACAGTGTAAAATGAGGTTCAACCCCGAGAAATGCACGTTCGGAGTCCGGGCAGGCAAGTTCCTCGGTTTCTATCTCACCGAAAGAGGGATCGAGGCCAACCCCGACAAATGCCGGGCATTCTCGGAGTTTCCGACCCCAAAAACCAAAAAATCGATCCAGTCACTCAATGGAGTGCTCGCCTCACTCTCCCGTTTCATCGCCAAGTCCGCCCAGCACGCATTGCCATTCTTCAGACTCCTTCGCAAAGAGGCTACCTTTGACTGGACCGATGAATGCGAACAAGCGCTACTCCATCTAAAGAAGGTTCTGTCCCAACCCCCGGTCTTATCACGGCCATCAGAAAAGGAAACCCTATACTTATACCTATCCGTGGCAACCGAGGCCGTCAGCGCCGTTCTAATAAGAGAAACCGACGAAGGACAAAAGCCCATCTATTTTACGAGTAAAGCACTCCAAGGTCCCGAGCTCCGATATCAGCAAATCGAAAAGGTCGCCCTGGCCCTCATCAACACAGCGAGGAGACTACGATATTACTTCCTCGCACACACGATAAAGGTGAGGACCGACCAGCCAATCAAACAGCTGCTCGGGCGCCCGGATATGGCCGGAAGGATGCTCAAGTGGTCATTAGAACTCTCCGAATTCGACATACAATACGAAAGTAGGAAAGCCTTGAAAGCTCAGGCGCTGGCCGACTTCGTCGCGGAGATGACCCACTGCCCGACTCCAGCAGAAAGCGCCCACAAATGGACGATCTTCGTCGATGGCGCCTCTAGCACATCAGGCAGCGGGGCCGGGATCATCCTCGAAAATGAAGAAGGGATCCTGATAGAGGTATCGTTAGCGCTAGCATTCCCAACATCAAACAAccaagccgaatacgaagccttCCTCGCAGGCCTGAGGTTAGCCGACGACCTGGGAGCAAAAGAG GCACTTGTCACAGACAACGGGACACAATTCACGGACGGAGGATTCCAGGACTTCATCGCCAGCCTGGGCACCACACAGCATTTCACGTCTGTCGAGCATCCGCAGACGAACGGGCAAGCAGAGGCGGCCAACAGGGTAATCTTACGTGGCCTCAAACGCAGACTCGGCGAGGCAAAGAGGGCATGGGTCGAGGAGCTACATAGCGTCCTATGGGCCTACCGCACGACACCGCATTCTACCACCGGGGAAACCCCGTTCCGACTAACTTACGGCACCGAGGCAGTCATCCCGGTGGAGATACGGACGCCAACGAGGAGGACAGAGGAGCCCCTAGACGAGGAAATGAACGATGAAACCCTTAGAGCCGAGCTCGACCTAGTCGAGGAGATACGTTCCGAAGCAGCTCTCCGGGAAACAACCCTCAAACAAAAGATAGCACTACGTCATGACGCGAAAGTCATAAAAAGAGAGTTCCAGGTCGGCACCCTGGTCCTCAGAAGAAACCAGAAAAACCCGAGAGAGGGCAAACTGGCGGCCAACTGGGAAGGCCCTTACCGCGTCCGCGACAAAACGAGCAACGGGGCCTATTACCTAGAAAACCTACAAGGAGAACAACTCGCTCGACCATGGAACGCAGAAAAACTTAGACAATATTACAGCTAA